Proteins found in one Hoplias malabaricus isolate fHopMal1 chromosome 17, fHopMal1.hap1, whole genome shotgun sequence genomic segment:
- the LOC136673340 gene encoding major histocompatibility complex class I-related gene protein-like yields the protein MKGVFTLLMLVIPHSVFTDSHSLVMFTTYIKGDTPFPEMSATVLLDDLTVAYFDSEKNTLFSRHHHKEKEVDTVVDPDVIRTISSYMHADFEERWLYVKHELNVTERIYVEQRLVVCELMDNDQPGPMITKSAIGRSTTDEMYFHKDTFTYQDGLNIPKERLKILLELIQLRQGHVYYPACIKTLKAYLEKRSHQVKRKVKPRVRLIQKKRSVSGWDGVSCLATGFYPRHINLTILRDGEPVPERLTTGGELLPNGDGTYQMRKNLELSGKDLKQSLFTCSVTHLGLDNKLDVHLELGPGEPIQLVVIPVLVAVGLVCVVGAGIYIIIKYRKKKTASPQSGYSEPSRLMRKGEKGGMEKGPIMKPSETSLSRSDETTFGSALADSRLRVEKEELGRITRPGEKPKGRQLAKVESG from the exons ATGAAGGGGGTCTTCACTCTCCTGATGTTGGTGATTCCTCACTCAGTGTTCACAG ATTCTCACTCTCTGGTGATGTTTACAACTTACATCAAGGGAGACACACCTTTTCCAGAAATGAGTGCGACTGTCCTGTTGGATGACCTCACAGTCGCATACTTTGATTCTGAGAAAAACACCCTGTTTTCAAGACACCATCATAAAGAAAAGGAAGTGGACACTGTGGTTGATCCCGATGTTATCAGGACTATAAGTTCCTACATGCATGCTGACTTTGAAGAAAGATGGCTCTATGTCAAGCATGAATTAAATGTTACTGAAA ggATTTACGTTGAGCAGAGACTGGTGGTGTGTGAACTGATGGATAATGATCAGCCCGGACCAATGATCACCAAAAGTGCAATTGGAAGGTCCACAACAGACGAGATGTATTTTCACAAAGACACATTTACATATCAAGATGGTTTAAATATTCCAAAAGAAAGGTTGAAAATACTCTTGGAATTAATTCAGTTGCGTCAGGGACATGTGTACTACCCAGCATGCATTAAAACACTCAAAGCTTATCTGGAGAAGAGGAGTCATCAAGTGAAGAGGAAAG TGAAACCCAGAGTGAGGCTGATCCAGAAGAAAcgctctgtgtctgggtgggatGGGGTCAGTTGTCTGGCCACTGGTTTCTACCCCCGTCACATCAACCTGACCATCCTCAGAGATGGAGAACCAGTTCCTGAGCGACTGACCACTGGAGGAGAGCTGCTGCCCAATGGAGACGGGACCTACCAGATGAGGAAGAACCTGGAGCTCAGTGGCAAGGACCTTAAACAGAGCCTCTTCACCTGCAGCGTCACCCACCTCGGCCTGGACAACAAGCTGGACGTCCATCTGG agcTGGGTCCAGGGGAACCCATACAGCTGGTTGTTATCCCTGTGCTGGTGGCTGTGGgcttggtgtgtgttgtgggagCTGGAATCTACATAATAATcaaatacagaaaaaagaaaacag CTTCTCCTCAGAGTGGGTATTCAGAACCCTCCA GGTTGATGCGGAAGGGAGAGAAGGGAGGCATGGAGAAGGGACCGATCATGAAACCATCTGAGACTTCCTTGTCTAGAAGTGACGAAACAACTTTTGGTTCAGCTTTGGCTGACAGCAGATTGCGAGTGGAGAAGGAGGAGTTGGGGAGGATTACCAGGCCGGGAGAAAAGCCAAAGGGAAGGCAACTGGCAAAAGTGGAGTCGGGATGA
- the LOC136673862 gene encoding major histocompatibility complex class I-related gene protein-like, producing MFTTYIKGDTPFPEFSVTLLLDDVTIAYYDSEKKTLFSRDHHKKEEEEEDTVVDQSLIRTISSYMHDDFEERWIYVKHDLNTTERFYVEQRLVVCELMDNDQPGPMITKNAIRGSTADELYFHEEKLTYQHDIYMTEERSKQISIVNQLRYEYLYYPACIKTLKAYLKQRSHQVKRKVKPRVRLIQKKRSVSGWDGVSCLATGFYPRHINLTILRDGEPVPERLTTGGELLPNGDGTYQMKINLELRGEDLKQSVFTCSVTHLGLDNKLDVHLEFDPGEPIELMVTPVLAAVGLVCVVGAGICVMKHYRRKKTASPTSRYSAASSTEESEASLNNTEK from the exons ATGTTTACTACTTACATCAAAGGAGACACACCGTTTCCAGAATTTAGTGTCACTCTCTTGTTGGACGACGTCACGATCGCATACTATGATTCTGAGAAAAAGACTCTGTTTTCAAGAGACCACCataagaaggaggaggaggaggaggacaccGTGGTTGACCAAAGTCTAATCAGAACTATAAGTTCCTACATGCATGATGACTTTGAAGAAAGATGGATCTATGTCAAACATGATTTAAACACCACTGAAA gGTTTTATGTTGAGCAGAGACTGGTGGTGTGTGAACTGATGGATAATGACCAGCCGGGACCAATGATCACCAAGAACGCCATCAGGGGCTCCACAGCAGACGAGCTGTATTTTCATGAAGAGAAACTTACCTATCAACATGATATATATATGACAGAAGAAAGGTCGAAACAAATCTCAATAGTAAATCAGTTGCGTTATGAATATCTATACTACCCAGCGTGCATTAAAACACTCAAAGCTTACCTGAAACAGAGGAGTCATCAGGTGAAGAGGAAAG TGAAACCCAGAGTGAGGCTGATCCAGAAGAAAcgctctgtgtctgggtgggatGGGGTCAGTTGTCTGGCCACTGGTTTCTACCCCCGTCACATCAACCTGACCATCCTCAGAGACGGAGAACCAGTCCCTGAGCGACTGACCACTGGAGGAGAGCTGCTGCCCAACGGAGACGGGACCTACCAGATGAAGATAAACCTGGAGCTCCGTGGAGAGGACCTTAAACAGAGCGTCTTCACCTGCAGCGTCACCCACCTCGGCCTGGACAACAAGCTGGACGTCCATCTGG agtTTGATCCAGGGGAACCCATAGAGCTCATGGTTACCCCTGTTCTGGCGGCTGTGggtttggtgtgtgtggtgggagCTGGGATCTGTGTAATGAAACActacagaagaaagaaaacag CTTCTCCCACAAGCAGGTATTCAGCAGCTTCCA GCACAGAAGAAAGTGAGGCTTCACTGAAcaatactgaaaaataa